Part of the Chthoniobacterales bacterium genome is shown below.
ACCGTCATTCCCTCGATCCCGAGGTCGGCGAGCGCGTCTTTGACTTCTTCCAGTTTGAACGGCTTGATGATGGCTTCGATCTTTTTCATGGATTGTGAGTATTAAGGATCTCCCGGCTGAATTAGTTGAGGATGTAGCCCTCTTCGCCGTGATCCGCAACGTCGAGCCCCTGGCTTTCCGCCTCGGGGATCGGTCGCAGGCCGATCGTGAACTTGATGAGGAACGCGATCACCGTAGTCGCCACGACGGACAGGACGATGGTGATGGCGATGGCCTTGAACTGGCTGACCATGAGGGTCGCCTTGAGCTCGGGAGTGATCACGGAATTCGCTTCAGGCGAAGCGAGGAGACCGGTCATGATCGCCCCGAGGGTGCCGCCGACGCCGTGGACGCCGAAGGTGTCGAGCGCGTCGTCATAACCGAGCATTTTCTTCATGTAAGTGACCGCGAGGAAGGGGATAATGCCCGCTGCCACACCGATGATCATCGCGCCAGTCGCAGTGACGAAACCGCACGCAGGAGTGATCACGACGAGACCGCCGACGATGCCGGAGCAGAAGCCGAGCACGCTGGGCTTGCCCTTGAAGAGCCATTCCATGACGGCCCAGACGAAACCACCGGTGGCGGCAGCCAGCATCGTGGTCGCGAAGGCATTGGAGGCGACCATGTCTGCGCCAAGAGCAGAACCGGCATTGAAGCCGAACCAGCCGACGTAGAGCATGCCAGTGCCGACCATGCAGAGCACCATCGAGTGCGGGGGCATGGGCTCCTTGCCGAAACCGAGGCGCGGGCCGAGGATGAGGCAGAGAACGAGAGCAGACCAGCCGGAGGACATGTGCACCACCGTGCCGCCAGCGAAGTCGATCGCCTTGATCGCGGCGTCAGGATTCGCGATACCAGCCATGAGGCCCTTCACCGACCACACCATGTGGGCGAGCGGGAAATAAACGGCGAACATCCAGAGCGCGGTGAACACCAGGATCGAGATGAACTTCATGCGCTCAGCCGTGGCCCCGAAGATAAGGGCCGGGGTGATGATCGCGAAGGTGAGCTGGAACATCGCCCAGACGTCATCGGAGATCCAATACCAGCCGGCGCCCACGTTGCCGGGTTTGATCCCGTTGAAGAACGCGGCCGAGAAGTCGCCGATGTAGGGGCTCTCGCCATTGAACGCGAGGCTGTATCCGCAGAGATACCAGAGGATCGTCACCAGGCCGGTGATTCCCAGGCACATCGCGAGGATGGACAGGACATTCTTCGAGCGGACGAGGCCGCCATAGAAGAGCGCCAGACCGGGGAGCGTCATGAACAACACGAGCGCCGCGGCGGTCATCTGCCAGGCGTTGTGACCCGGGCCAGGGACGTTGATCTTGCCAGCGACATCAGGCGTGCGGGCCGCGTTATTGAAGTAAGCTTCAATATCAGCCACGCGCTGGTCGAGGGTGGGCTCAGGGGTGGCCGGAGTGGCCGCTACAGGAGCAGGAGCCGCGGTCGCGTCTTCCTGGGCCCAGGACGATCCGACGCACACAGTCGCGCCGATGAGCGCGGCAGCGAGCAGGGACGTCCACTTTCGACTTTTTATAAACATGGTATAGCTGAATTGTGGGTTGGTTATGGATGTGGATGAACCGCCGGGGACGCTCAGAGCTGCCGTGGCGGCGGAAACAAAAAAGCAAGTGGCATGCCAATGATGGAAGTCTCGGAATTCAGCCAACTTAACGCATTTTCCCACCGACTTTCCCGCCCACCGACCGCCCCATCCTCATTTCCCGTAACCTCTTGGTAAAAAACAGACAGACCCCGACCGCGGCCCCGGCGAACGCCCTCTCTCGCCCCCTTCATCCCAATCTTCGCATGTTGCGTTACCTGCGCCGCTACCCGGGCCTGGCAACCGCCACGATGACATGCGCCATCATCGGGACGCTCACCGTAGTCGTCTTTCCCGACGTAACCCGTCGCATCATCGACGACGCCATTCGCGGCAATCGACCGGACCTCCTCACGCC
Proteins encoded:
- a CDS encoding ammonium transporter, whose amino-acid sequence is MFIKSRKWTSLLAAALIGATVCVGSSWAQEDATAAPAPVAATPATPEPTLDQRVADIEAYFNNAARTPDVAGKINVPGPGHNAWQMTAAALVLFMTLPGLALFYGGLVRSKNVLSILAMCLGITGLVTILWYLCGYSLAFNGESPYIGDFSAAFFNGIKPGNVGAGWYWISDDVWAMFQLTFAIITPALIFGATAERMKFISILVFTALWMFAVYFPLAHMVWSVKGLMAGIANPDAAIKAIDFAGGTVVHMSSGWSALVLCLILGPRLGFGKEPMPPHSMVLCMVGTGMLYVGWFGFNAGSALGADMVASNAFATTMLAAATGGFVWAVMEWLFKGKPSVLGFCSGIVGGLVVITPACGFVTATGAMIIGVAAGIIPFLAVTYMKKMLGYDDALDTFGVHGVGGTLGAIMTGLLASPEANSVITPELKATLMVSQFKAIAITIVLSVVATTVIAFLIKFTIGLRPIPEAESQGLDVADHGEEGYILN